The Alnus glutinosa chromosome 3, dhAlnGlut1.1, whole genome shotgun sequence nucleotide sequence aaactcTTCATGTTATTCCTGATTCAAGTTACCACGACTAATAAAAGATGACTTGGTTATTTGATGAGCTAGAAACAAACATGCAAACATTAAAGTAAATAGCTAAGGTCATCTCCAACAGACTtgctattttaaccaaaatggttaaatttaactattattagctttttctctcttccagCAGAATAGCCACTCTAGCTGGTTTTCTTAACATATAAACAGTAAATAGCAAACACTGGCTATTAACTGTTCATTAgctacataataaaataataatttctctcCCATCATCAGAATAAACTAATCAAACGTAGAGATAGAATCTAGACGATACATTCCCGAATGAAAATGCTTGAGCTTCACAGGGAGAGAGCGGAGCGAGAGAGCTTGGAGACGGGGCTGAGCGACGGGCTAAGCGAGAGAGAGCGACGCCGCTTTGAGAGCGACGGAGCTGAGCGGTAGGCTGAGCGAGAGGGGCGGCGGGCTAAGCGTGAGAGAGCGACGGAGCAGACGAGACAGATTGAACGACGAGGCGACGAAGCTGAGCGGCGGGTAAACGCATTGTTccatgttttgtttagtttgccatttttgggttgttttgtacGCAATCCACCCGTGTTAATAGCAGATTGTGTATTGCGATTGTAGTTTGTTTTTTCCTGTTTGCTGTTGTGGTATTTTGCAGATTGTGTAATCTACTCTTTTGGGTATTCTTTTCGGGGGGGTTTTGTCCCTGTCTAGAATGTGGAATCCAGTCTTTTCTGGATGTATTGACTCTTTGTTTGTGTTATAAAGgctttaattcatccaaaaaaataaaaaataatagcttCGGGATGCATGTGTACGTGTTGCATTGTGATATTGGGTTGGATTTCGATTAAGTTGAGTGTTTTGAGTGATAATTATATGTTCAATCAACCTTCGATTAAGTTCCCTGATTTGTTTAGTTTGGTATTATTTTGGTTGTCTTGAAAGCAATCCACCAAAGCCCAACTTTTGATTATGCACAGCATTGTTCCTTGTTTAGGGACCTTTACATCCAATTTTAAATTGGAGAGAGTTgtaaaatgttgtatttgttcTATAAAGATTTGattcatctttaaaaaaaaaaaaaaaaaaaaaaaaaaaaaaaaaaaaaaaaaaaaatcgattagAATGCAAATGAGAAATTTCATTTTTGGGAATTGGCATTCTTCGAGTATAATATATGCTAGATTGTATGCTGGAATGGATTAACTCCCCTTCTAATGTATTAACTATAAAACCTTGTTGATTGGGAAGGTTTTGTTGAATGGATTCTCAAGGGCAAAGAAACACATCTTTCATCAACCTCTTAAATCAAGATTATGATGAATCCATGGGATCTCCATATCTAAGTGTTGAAATTGATAAACCAGAATCTGAGATTGCAACCAATCTTAAGAAACCCAAAAGTGGCAACTTTAGCATTGAAGAAGATGTTCTACTTGTAGAATCATGGATAAATACTAGTGTTGATCCGGTGAATGGGAATGACCAATCAAAGAAGAAATATTGGTGGAGAATTTGGGAGAAGTACCATGAACATAAGACCTTCAATACTAGTCGGAATGAGACATCTCTACTTAATAGATGGGGAGTAATTCATAAGAACGTAAATAAGTTTTGTGGATGCTTAGCTCAGGTTGAGTCAGCACATCAAAGTGGGATCACTCAGCAAGACAAGGTATAATTTATATTGATTATTGTGTCAACGCATCAATCCAccaatttttattaagggtataattatattcctatttCTTAATTTTGCAGATTACTGGGGCAAAGGAGTTATACCGGAGTTTGGTTGGCGTTCCATTTGCTTATGAACATTGCTAGAATTTATTGAAGAATTGTCCAAAATGGAGTACTAACAAtgataaaacaagaaaaagattattCGGAAATGCATCTTCGCCTTTTACTGAAAGTCCGATAAATCTAGGGGAAGATAATGTCTCTACTAGTAACTTTGTAGATTTGGAGAGACCTGAAGGCAGGAAGGCCGCAAAAGAGcgattgaataaaaaaatagcaATGATAACAATGATGATATTGTTGTGGGGTTACTAACTCAGATGAACGAAAGAGCAATGATAGCAACTAAGAGGAAACTAcaacttatgaaaaaaaaacgAGTGTTCAGGAGGATACTAGGATTCAATTTGAGGGAGAGAAAATTCGAGTTGAGCAAGCTAAGTTACGAGTAGATGAGGACAAAATCATGCTCACAGATACAAGTGGCTTGTTTGAATCCCAAAGAGAATATATTCGTATTCGACAAATGGAAATCCTTGAAAGTCGAAGGATGAAGTAAAGCATGCTTGAGTTATGACTGGAAATCAGGAGCTTTTTCACTTACTGTTTGCTAGAACTTCTGGTTAATAGTTTTTGTTGGTGTAAAAGTTTTTATGTTGATGGTGATTGtggattgtttatgttttaaatgatggtttctttttgttctcttttgtTCCTGGATCTCGTGTACTGAATTTCTTGTACTGAATCTCATTAAATTGCTGGAAATTCTGCTATATATTGAAGAATACTGCTATAAATTGCTATATTAAATTGCTAGAAATTCTGCTGAAATTGCTTGAAATTCTGCTGAACATTGCTTGCTAGAAAATCTGCACTTGTAAACAGGAAATTCAGAATGTAAGATACGAAACCATACTGGAAAATCTACACTAGCTATAGAGTTAGGCCAACAAGCTTGATTTCTGGAAAATCTGCACTTGGTAACATTGATTgctaaatttattaaaatctgcaCTTGAGTGGTTGTGAATTCATTAAATTGCTGGAAATTCTGCTGAACATTGCTTGCTGGAAAATCTACACTTGTAAACAGGAGTGGTAAAATCTGCACTTGAGTGGTTGTGAATTCATTAAATTGCTGGAAATTCAGAATGTAAGATACGAAACTAGACTGGAAAATCTGCACTAGCTATAGAGTTAGGCCAGCAAGCTTGCTTGCTAGAAAATCTGCACTTGTAAACATTGATTgctgaatttattaaaatctgtACTTGAGTGGATTATTAACATTCAGTATCTTGCTGCACttaaatacattttaaatagaaaaaaaaaaatacacttcaaTAAATTCACTCGCGGCACTTGCTGCACTTAAATACACCATAGACATGCGGATTATTAACATTCAGTagcttttttagttttatgCTACCATTTCAATATACAAATACACTTCATCTACAACACAATGTCTATCAATTCTATGAGAAAAATGCTCCTGGAAGACTCTGACTCTGAGAATGAGTTGGAACTACTTTCTGCAATTGTTCTGGCACGTAGATATTTCAAAAGAAAGGGAGGATCTAGTTTACGTCGTGGTGGTTCTGTTCCAAGACGTATGTTCATCGATCGTAATTCTTTGCAAGGCCACCAAAGgcttttttttggattattttgctGATTCACCAGTATATCCTCCAAAAATATTTCGCAGGAGGTTTCGGATGCATCGTCATCTTTTTTGTCGTATTTTGTCTAAGGTAGAAGAGTACGATCCGTACTTTGTCCAAAGAAAAAATTGTGCTGGAACAATCGGTTTGTCTTCCCTTCAAAAAGTAACTACCGCATTTAATATGCTCGCTTATGGAGTACCAGCTGAATATGTTGATGAGTATGTGCGAATTGGAGAAACTACTGCAGTAGAATCTCTTCAAAGGTTTGTTAGTGCGGTggttaatattttttctaatgaaTATTTAAGGTCTCCAAACAACAATGATGTTGCTAGATTGTTAGAAGTTAGCGAAACTCGTGGTTTTCCAGGGATGTTGGATAGCATTGATTGCATGCACTGGACATGGAGGAATTGCCCAGTTGCGTGGAAATGTGTGTTTATTGGCCATTGTCATGAACCAACAATGATTTTAGAAGCAGTGGCTTCACAAGATCTATGGTTATGGCATGCATTTTTTGGGTTACCGGGTTCTCACAATGACATCAATGTTCTAGAACGGTCTTCTGTGTTTTCTCATATCACAGAAGGGTGTGCTCCTCCAGCCAATTACACAATCAATGGTCGTAACTACACAATGGGATACTATATTGGTGATGGTATATATCCACAGTGGTCAACTATTGTAAAGACAATTTCATGCCCACAAGGAAATAAGGCAAAACTATTTGCTGCAGCCCAAGAGTCAGCAAGAAAGGACGTGGAACATGCGTTTGGAGTGCTTCAAGCACGATTTGCAATCGTTCGTGGACCTGCACATGGTTGGAGTCGTGAAACGCTCACTTACATTATGAAAGCGTGCATAATAATACGTAACATGATCGTTGAAGACGAACGAAATACTGACGATGCTAGTGACATTGATTATGAACAAATCGATGAAACTCCTTATATACAAATTTCTCACGAGCATACCCCTGGATTTTTGGAGTTCATTAAAAGGCATGTGAACATTAGAGATCGTCAAACTCATTCTCAGCTACAATCCGACCTTATCGAGTACCTATGGCAATTGCATGGTCAATTTTAAGAATTATTAGTCTTATTGTATGTTTGTAGTTgctttg carries:
- the LOC133862526 gene encoding uncharacterized protein LOC133862526, which codes for MLAYGVPAEYVDEYVRIGETTAVESLQRFVSAVVNIFSNEYLRSPNNNDVARLLEVSETRGFPGMLDSIDCMHWTWRNCPVAWKCVFIGHCHEPTMILEAVASQDLWLWHAFFGLPGSHNDINVLERSSVFSHITEGCAPPANYTINGRNYTMGYYIGDGIYPQWSTIVKTISCPQGNKAKLFAAAQESARKDVEHAFGVLQARFAIVRGPAHGWSRETLTYIMKACIIIRNMIVEDERNTDDASDIDYEQIDETPYIQISHEHTPGFLEFIKRHVNIRDRQTHSQLQSDLIEYLWQLHGQF